One part of the Microbulbifer sp. THAF38 genome encodes these proteins:
- the mnmG gene encoding tRNA uridine-5-carboxymethylaminomethyl(34) synthesis enzyme MnmG, translated as MDFPKTYDVIVIGGGHAGTEASLAAARMGASTLLLTHNIETLGQMSCNPAIGGIGKSHLVKEVDALGGAMATATDLGGIQFRVLNARKGPAVRATRAQADRALYRAAIRSILEAQENLEIFQQAADDLIVEGERVVGVVTNAGVRFRARTVVLTAGTFLGGRIHIGLDNHAGGRAGDPPSIALADRLRELPFRVDRLKTGTPPRIDARSVDFSGLEEQWGDAPTPVMSYLGSRDQHPRQICCWITHTNARTHEIIQGGLDRSPMYSGVIEGIGPRYCPSIEDKVHRFADKDSHQVFIEPEGLTTNELYPNGISTSLPFDVQIELVHSIKGFEKAHITRPGYAIEYDFFDPRDLLPSLQTKFIQGLYFAGQINGTTGYEEAAAQGLLAGANATLQAQEREAWSPRRDEAYLGVLVDDLITSGTKEPYRMFTSRAEYRLLLREDNADLRLTEKGRELGLVDDTRWAAFSEKREAIARETQRLQETWVHPKTPQAASVETKLPQPLAREYSLMDLLRRPELGYGDVAGLKGEAITDEQVAEQVEISAKYAGYIDRQREEIERLQAYEDTPIPADFDYSDISGLSNEVKQKLGETRPDTLARASRIPGVTPASISLLLIQLKKRGLLKRKKAV; from the coding sequence ATGGATTTTCCCAAAACCTATGATGTGATCGTGATCGGCGGAGGCCACGCGGGTACCGAAGCCTCCCTGGCAGCCGCACGAATGGGAGCCTCTACCCTGCTGCTGACTCACAACATCGAAACTCTCGGGCAGATGTCCTGCAATCCAGCCATTGGTGGCATAGGCAAGAGCCACCTGGTGAAGGAAGTGGATGCCCTCGGTGGCGCTATGGCAACTGCAACTGACCTGGGTGGTATCCAGTTCCGGGTACTGAATGCTCGCAAGGGGCCAGCTGTACGGGCAACCCGCGCTCAGGCCGACAGGGCCCTGTACCGCGCTGCCATCCGCTCAATCCTGGAAGCTCAGGAAAACCTGGAGATCTTCCAACAGGCGGCGGATGATTTGATTGTCGAAGGCGAACGCGTGGTCGGGGTTGTCACCAATGCTGGCGTGCGCTTCCGCGCCAGGACAGTGGTACTGACCGCAGGGACCTTCCTCGGCGGCCGAATCCATATTGGATTGGATAACCATGCCGGTGGCCGCGCTGGAGATCCACCCTCGATTGCCCTGGCGGACCGCCTGCGCGAATTGCCCTTCCGTGTCGATCGCCTGAAAACCGGCACGCCTCCCCGCATTGATGCCCGCTCTGTAGATTTCAGTGGATTGGAGGAGCAATGGGGGGATGCTCCCACTCCGGTGATGTCTTACCTGGGCAGCCGCGACCAACACCCGCGCCAGATCTGTTGCTGGATTACCCACACCAATGCCCGCACCCATGAAATTATCCAGGGTGGACTCGATCGCTCGCCTATGTACTCCGGTGTGATTGAGGGGATTGGCCCGCGCTATTGCCCCTCCATCGAGGACAAGGTGCACCGTTTTGCGGACAAAGACAGCCACCAGGTGTTTATCGAGCCCGAGGGGCTGACTACCAACGAGCTGTACCCCAATGGTATTTCCACCAGTCTGCCCTTCGATGTGCAAATTGAGCTGGTGCACTCCATCAAGGGCTTTGAAAAGGCGCATATCACCCGCCCGGGCTATGCCATTGAGTACGATTTCTTCGATCCGCGGGATCTACTGCCCTCCCTGCAGACCAAATTTATCCAGGGGCTCTACTTTGCCGGCCAGATCAATGGCACCACCGGCTACGAAGAAGCGGCCGCCCAGGGACTCCTGGCTGGCGCCAACGCTACCCTACAGGCCCAAGAGCGCGAAGCCTGGTCCCCGCGTCGGGATGAAGCCTACCTGGGCGTGCTTGTGGATGATTTGATCACCAGCGGCACTAAAGAGCCCTACCGCATGTTTACCAGCCGCGCGGAATACCGCTTGCTGCTCCGTGAGGACAATGCTGACCTGCGCCTGACCGAAAAAGGTCGCGAATTGGGTTTAGTCGACGATACCCGCTGGGCAGCGTTCAGTGAAAAGCGCGAGGCGATCGCTCGGGAGACCCAGCGTCTGCAGGAGACCTGGGTGCATCCCAAGACGCCCCAGGCTGCCTCTGTGGAAACCAAGCTGCCGCAGCCATTGGCGCGGGAATACAGCCTGATGGACCTACTGCGCCGTCCGGAGCTGGGCTATGGGGATGTGGCGGGCCTTAAAGGGGAAGCGATAACCGACGAACAGGTTGCCGAGCAGGTGGAGATCTCGGCCAAGTACGCCGGTTATATCGATCGCCAGCGCGAGGAAATCGAGCGCTTGCAAGCCTATGAAGACACCCCGATCCCGGCGGACTTCGACTACAGCGATATCTCCGGCCTCTCCAACGAGGTCAAACAGAAGCTGGGTGAGACCCGCCCGGATACATTGGCGCGGGCCTCGCGGATTCCGGGCGTGACCCCGGCATCCATCTCACTGCTGTTGATCCAACTGAAAAAGCGCGGGCTGCTTAAGCGCAAAAAAGCGGTATAA
- a CDS encoding ATP synthase subunit I, with protein sequence MTKPPVLRIAAVQLLLVSLASAVLHLSGKPVTALSVFIGGALCALPGAYFGRRAFRDSGARAAHRVVGNFYRAETGKFILTMAGFAAVFATVKPLNAAALFISYVLCVIVQWIMVARMVR encoded by the coding sequence ATGACTAAACCCCCGGTATTACGAATTGCCGCGGTACAGCTTCTGCTGGTATCGCTGGCCAGTGCGGTACTGCACTTGAGTGGCAAACCGGTGACGGCGCTCTCTGTATTTATTGGTGGTGCCCTGTGCGCACTGCCCGGAGCATATTTTGGCAGGCGCGCCTTTCGCGATAGCGGTGCGCGCGCGGCCCATCGCGTGGTAGGCAATTTCTACCGCGCGGAAACCGGCAAATTTATATTGACCATGGCGGGTTTTGCGGCAGTTTTTGCCACCGTCAAGCCGCTGAATGCGGCAGCGCTTTTTATCAGCTACGTCCTCTGTGTAATCGTGCAGTGGATTATGGTGGCGCGCATGGTCCGCTAG
- the rsmG gene encoding 16S rRNA (guanine(527)-N(7))-methyltransferase RsmG — MEQFRPRLHKAAAQMSVVLSDRQQDQLLEYLALFARWNSAYNLSAIRDPEQMLERHIIDSLSVVNLCGEGPLIDVGSGGGLPGIPLAIVHPERSITLLDSNGKKTRFLFQVASTLPLPNVTVVNERVEAFVPEQPFAGVVSRAFASIEDMVNGSEHMLAPAGRFYAMKGKLPEDELSALPKGIKVEQVHRLSVPSCDGERHLIQLCRTE; from the coding sequence ATGGAACAGTTTCGCCCGCGCCTGCACAAGGCAGCGGCTCAGATGTCGGTTGTACTGAGCGACCGGCAGCAGGATCAGCTACTGGAATACCTAGCGCTGTTTGCCCGCTGGAACAGTGCCTACAACCTGTCTGCCATACGCGACCCGGAGCAGATGCTGGAGCGCCATATTATCGACAGCCTCAGTGTGGTAAACCTCTGTGGCGAGGGCCCCTTAATCGATGTGGGCAGCGGAGGTGGACTGCCGGGCATCCCCCTGGCCATTGTCCATCCCGAGCGCTCTATCACCCTACTCGACAGTAACGGCAAAAAGACCCGCTTCCTGTTCCAGGTGGCCAGCACCCTGCCCCTGCCCAATGTCACCGTGGTCAATGAGCGGGTGGAGGCTTTTGTGCCGGAGCAACCTTTTGCTGGTGTAGTCTCTCGCGCCTTTGCTTCCATTGAGGATATGGTTAATGGCAGCGAGCATATGCTAGCTCCCGCTGGTCGCTTTTACGCCATGAAAGGCAAGTTGCCGGAGGATGAGTTGAGCGCTCTGCCAAAAGGCATTAAGGTCGAGCAGGTGCACCGTTTGTCGGTGCCCAGTTGCGACGGCGAGCGCCATCTGATCCAGCTCTGCCGCACAGAATAA
- the atpB gene encoding F0F1 ATP synthase subunit A — protein sequence MAGEALTATGYIQHHLQNMTYGKLPAGYTRADGSVLSESTWTMAHSSQEAADMGFWALHVDTLGWSIGLGLIFCFLFARAAKKASVDKPTGFQSFVELVTEFIDKLVKETFPHRNTMVAPMALTIFVWVFLMNLMDLVPVDWLPMAAAKISGNDHLFFKVVPTTDPNATLGMALAVFALMIFFSIREKGALGFLKELTLHPFHTGKLFFDILLIPVNFLLEAVSLIAKPISLGLRLFGNLYAGEMIFILIAIVFGVGVLGFIGAGLLHMGWAIFHVLVIVLQAFVFMVLSTVYMAMAHHRDDEHEHDQ from the coding sequence ATGGCGGGCGAAGCTCTAACTGCGACGGGGTATATCCAACACCACCTGCAAAATATGACTTACGGCAAGTTGCCGGCCGGTTACACCCGCGCCGATGGCTCTGTGCTTAGTGAGTCCACCTGGACTATGGCGCATTCCTCTCAGGAAGCCGCAGATATGGGCTTTTGGGCCCTACATGTGGATACCCTGGGTTGGTCTATCGGCCTCGGTCTGATTTTCTGTTTCCTGTTTGCCCGCGCCGCCAAGAAGGCCAGCGTGGACAAGCCCACCGGTTTCCAGAGTTTTGTGGAGCTGGTCACCGAGTTTATCGACAAACTGGTTAAGGAAACCTTCCCCCACCGCAACACCATGGTTGCCCCGATGGCGCTGACCATTTTTGTGTGGGTCTTCCTGATGAACCTGATGGACCTGGTACCGGTCGACTGGCTGCCCATGGCCGCCGCCAAGATTTCCGGCAACGATCACCTCTTCTTTAAAGTGGTTCCGACCACCGACCCCAATGCCACCCTGGGTATGGCGCTGGCGGTATTCGCGCTGATGATTTTCTTCAGTATTCGCGAGAAAGGTGCGCTGGGCTTCCTGAAAGAGCTGACTCTGCACCCTTTCCATACCGGCAAGCTGTTCTTTGACATCCTGCTGATCCCGGTCAACTTCCTGCTGGAAGCCGTGTCCCTGATTGCCAAGCCGATCTCCCTGGGCCTGCGTCTGTTCGGAAACCTCTATGCCGGTGAAATGATCTTTATCCTGATCGCGATTGTCTTTGGCGTTGGTGTTCTCGGCTTTATCGGTGCGGGCCTCCTGCATATGGGCTGGGCGATTTTCCACGTGCTGGTCATCGTGCTGCAGGCGTTCGTGTTTATGGTATTGAGCACCGTGTACATGGCGATGGCGCACCATCGCGACGATGAGCACGAGCACGATCAATAA
- a CDS encoding F0F1 ATP synthase subunit delta: MAELSTLARPYAKAAFAYAQQASNLGGWSAALETAAAVSQNEKVRELLDNPQLTSEERADKFLSICSDELGEHGKNFIRLLAENHRLQLLPEISELFEELKAQAEATLEVEVVSAQALSDAQAQALSQKLSAKFEREIHLHSSVDESLLGGAIIRAGDTVIDGSVRGRLAKLAEAMNS; the protein is encoded by the coding sequence ATGGCGGAACTCAGCACACTGGCCCGGCCCTACGCTAAAGCCGCATTTGCCTATGCGCAGCAAGCCTCCAACCTCGGTGGTTGGAGCGCTGCGCTGGAAACCGCGGCGGCGGTCAGCCAGAACGAAAAAGTGCGTGAGCTGCTGGATAACCCACAGCTCACCAGTGAAGAGCGCGCAGATAAATTCCTGTCGATCTGTTCAGACGAGCTCGGCGAGCACGGAAAGAACTTCATCCGGTTGCTGGCGGAAAACCACCGCCTGCAGCTGCTGCCGGAAATTTCCGAGCTGTTCGAAGAGCTGAAAGCGCAGGCGGAAGCCACCCTCGAGGTGGAAGTTGTTTCCGCGCAAGCCCTGAGCGATGCACAGGCGCAAGCGCTGAGCCAGAAGCTCAGCGCGAAGTTTGAACGCGAAATACATCTGCACAGCTCGGTGGACGAGAGCCTGCTGGGCGGCGCGATCATCCGTGCCGGTGATACAGTCATCGACGGTTCCGTACGCGGACGTCTGGCCAAGCTCGCCGAGGCGATGAACTCCTAA
- a CDS encoding ParA family protein, whose protein sequence is MSKIFAVANQKGGVGKTTTCVNLAASLVANKRRVLLIDLDPQGNATMGSGVDKSDLQVSGYDVLAAELPVEQVIVSTESGFDLIPGNGDLSAAEVELLNLEGRESRLRNALATVVSRYDYVVIDCPPSLNMLTVNALCAAHGVLIPMQCEYYALEGLSALVDTITQIQQAANPDLKIEGILRTMYDPRNSLTSEVSAQLQEFFGDRLYRTCIPRNVRLAEAPSFGKPALDYDRHSKGAIAYLALACEINRRHPASQSSNKKTRPVAEAV, encoded by the coding sequence TTGAGCAAGATATTTGCTGTGGCCAACCAGAAAGGCGGGGTTGGTAAGACCACTACCTGCGTCAACCTGGCCGCATCTTTGGTTGCCAACAAGCGGCGCGTATTGCTGATCGACCTGGATCCCCAGGGCAATGCCACCATGGGCAGTGGTGTGGATAAAAGTGACCTGCAGGTGTCCGGCTACGATGTGCTGGCCGCTGAATTGCCTGTGGAGCAGGTCATTGTCTCCACAGAAAGTGGGTTTGATTTAATCCCCGGCAACGGCGATTTGTCTGCGGCAGAGGTGGAGTTACTCAATCTGGAGGGGCGCGAGTCCCGTTTGCGCAATGCTCTTGCCACAGTCGTCAGTCGCTACGATTACGTGGTTATCGACTGCCCGCCGTCTTTGAATATGCTCACAGTGAACGCCCTCTGTGCGGCTCACGGCGTGTTAATTCCTATGCAGTGCGAATACTACGCGCTGGAAGGCCTTTCGGCGCTGGTCGATACCATCACTCAGATTCAACAGGCTGCCAATCCAGACCTGAAAATCGAGGGTATCCTGCGCACCATGTACGACCCGCGCAACAGCCTCACCAGTGAGGTGTCGGCGCAGTTGCAGGAGTTCTTTGGCGATCGTCTGTACCGCACCTGTATTCCGCGTAATGTGCGCCTGGCGGAAGCGCCCAGTTTTGGTAAACCGGCGTTGGATTACGATCGCCACTCTAAGGGGGCTATCGCTTACCTGGCGTTGGCTTGCGAAATCAATCGCCGCCATCCCGCCAGCCAATCTTCCAACAAGAAAACCCGCCCTGTGGCGGAAGCGGTATAA
- the atpA gene encoding F0F1 ATP synthase subunit alpha codes for MQQLNPSEISEIIKSRIENLDVSTEAQNEGTIVSVSDGIIRIHGLADVMYGEMIEFEGGVYGMALNLERDSVGAVILGDYKSLAEGQKCRCTGRILETPVGPELLGRVVDALGNPIDGKGPLNNKLTDAVEKVAPGVIARQSVDQPVQTGLKAVDTMIPIGRGQRELIIGDRQIGKTAVAIDAIINQKGTGVKCIYVAVGQKQSSIANVVRKLEEHGAMDHTIVVAAGAADPAAMQFLAPYVGCTMGEYFRDRGEDALIVYDDLTKQAWAYRQISLLLKRPPGREAYPGDVFYLHSRLLERAARVNADYVEKFTNGEVKGKTGSLTALPIIETQAGDVSAFVPTNVISITDGQIFLETDLFNSGIRPAINPGISVSRVGGAAQTKVIKKLSGGIRTALAQYRELAAFSQFASDLDEATKAQLDHGERVTELMKQKQYSPLSIADMAVSVYAADKGYLKEVEVAKVLDFEAALLAYMNSEHAELMEKVNATGNYNDEIDAAFKAAIEKFVATSSW; via the coding sequence ATGCAGCAACTGAATCCCTCTGAGATCAGTGAAATCATCAAGAGCCGCATCGAAAATCTCGATGTGAGCACTGAAGCCCAAAATGAGGGCACCATTGTTTCCGTATCCGACGGCATCATCCGCATCCACGGCCTGGCCGACGTGATGTACGGTGAGATGATCGAGTTCGAAGGCGGCGTTTACGGTATGGCGCTGAACCTGGAGCGCGACTCCGTTGGTGCTGTAATCCTGGGCGACTACAAATCTCTGGCCGAAGGTCAGAAGTGTCGTTGTACCGGCCGTATCCTGGAAACCCCGGTTGGTCCGGAACTGCTCGGCCGCGTTGTAGACGCGCTGGGTAACCCGATCGACGGCAAGGGCCCGCTGAACAACAAGCTGACCGACGCGGTAGAAAAGGTAGCGCCCGGCGTTATCGCCCGTCAGTCCGTTGACCAGCCTGTACAAACCGGTTTGAAAGCGGTTGATACCATGATCCCGATCGGCCGTGGCCAGCGTGAGCTGATCATCGGTGACCGCCAGATCGGTAAGACTGCTGTGGCGATCGACGCCATCATCAACCAGAAAGGCACCGGCGTTAAGTGTATCTACGTTGCCGTGGGCCAGAAGCAGTCCTCTATTGCCAACGTAGTGCGCAAGCTCGAAGAGCACGGCGCTATGGACCACACCATCGTAGTCGCCGCTGGCGCCGCCGATCCGGCAGCGATGCAGTTCCTGGCTCCCTACGTCGGCTGTACCATGGGTGAGTACTTCCGCGACCGCGGTGAAGACGCCCTGATTGTATACGATGACCTGACCAAGCAGGCTTGGGCCTACCGTCAGATCTCCCTGCTGCTGAAGCGTCCGCCCGGACGTGAAGCCTACCCCGGTGACGTTTTCTACTTGCACTCCCGTCTGCTGGAGCGCGCCGCGCGTGTAAACGCCGACTACGTAGAGAAGTTCACCAATGGTGAAGTGAAAGGCAAGACCGGCTCTCTGACCGCCCTGCCGATCATCGAAACCCAGGCCGGTGACGTATCCGCGTTCGTACCGACCAACGTGATTTCCATTACCGATGGCCAGATCTTCCTCGAGACCGATCTGTTCAACTCCGGTATCCGCCCTGCGATCAACCCGGGTATCTCCGTATCCCGTGTAGGTGGTGCAGCGCAGACCAAGGTGATCAAAAAGCTGTCCGGTGGTATCCGTACCGCTCTGGCCCAGTACCGCGAACTGGCGGCATTCTCCCAGTTTGCCTCTGACCTGGACGAAGCCACCAAGGCCCAGCTGGATCACGGTGAGCGCGTAACCGAGCTGATGAAGCAGAAGCAGTACTCTCCGCTGTCTATCGCGGACATGGCTGTTTCCGTTTACGCCGCTGACAAGGGTTACCTGAAAGAAGTAGAAGTTGCCAAGGTTCTCGATTTCGAAGCCGCCCTGCTCGCTTATATGAACAGCGAACACGCAGAGCTGATGGAGAAAGTGAACGCGACTGGTAACTACAACGACGAAATCGACGCAGCTTTCAAAGCGGCTATCGAGAAGTTCGTCGCTACTAGCAGCTGGTAA
- a CDS encoding F0F1 ATP synthase subunit B has protein sequence MNINLTLIGQSITFLFFVWFCWKFVWPPLLGVMKEREKKIADGLADAEHAQKDLELAKRKAAEQLKEAKDQASEIIDGANKRANQIIDEAKQSAHAEGDRLKAAAKAEIDQEVNRAKEQLRSRVADLSVLGAEKILAVNIDAKAHDDLIDKLAAEL, from the coding sequence GTGAATATCAACCTGACTCTAATCGGCCAGTCGATCACATTCCTGTTTTTCGTCTGGTTTTGCTGGAAGTTTGTTTGGCCGCCACTTTTGGGCGTGATGAAAGAGCGTGAGAAAAAGATCGCAGATGGTCTTGCTGACGCCGAACACGCGCAGAAAGACCTGGAACTGGCCAAGCGTAAAGCTGCCGAGCAGCTGAAAGAAGCCAAAGATCAGGCGAGCGAGATTATCGATGGCGCCAACAAACGCGCCAATCAGATCATCGATGAAGCAAAGCAGTCTGCGCATGCTGAGGGCGACCGCCTGAAAGCTGCGGCCAAAGCTGAGATCGACCAAGAAGTGAATCGCGCTAAAGAGCAACTGCGCAGCCGTGTGGCAGACCTGTCTGTCCTGGGTGCGGAGAAGATTCTCGCGGTCAATATCGACGCTAAGGCGCACGACGACCTGATCGACAAACTGGCAGCCGAGCTGTAA
- the atpE gene encoding F0F1 ATP synthase subunit C, giving the protein MEALGLVYIASALLIGLGALGTAIGFGTLGGKLLEGSARQPEQAPALQGKMFLMAGLLDAVPMIGVGIAMYLIFAVAPGLV; this is encoded by the coding sequence ATGGAAGCATTAGGTCTGGTTTACATCGCAAGTGCACTGCTGATCGGTCTGGGCGCCCTGGGCACCGCAATCGGTTTCGGTACCCTGGGTGGCAAACTGCTGGAAGGTTCCGCTCGTCAGCCTGAACAGGCTCCGGCTCTGCAGGGCAAAATGTTCCTGATGGCTGGTCTGCTTGACGCGGTTCCGATGATCGGTGTTGGTATCGCTATGTACCTGATCTTCGCCGTCGCTCCTGGTCTGGTTTAA
- a CDS encoding ParB/RepB/Spo0J family partition protein, with product MAAKRKGLGRGLSHLISNNASSAIAEVTSDTETEAAVADGVLKELPIEFLQRGRYQPRRDFPQESLQELADSIRAQGIMQPIVVRGIGEQSYEIIAGERRWRAAQLAGLEKVPAIVRSVSDEAAIAMALIENIQREDLNPVEEAVALKRLQDEFKLTQQEVADAVGKSRTAVTNLLRLLSLSEEVRTFLERGDLELGHAKALLGLSGATQRSAARQVVERSLTVRQTEALVRRLQQPATPAAEKPKPDPNIRRLTERLAEKVGVPVSIDHNEKGNGRLVLKFTNLEELDGILAHLGYAED from the coding sequence ATGGCCGCGAAGCGCAAAGGACTGGGACGGGGTTTATCCCACCTGATCAGCAATAACGCCAGCAGCGCGATTGCCGAGGTAACCAGTGACACGGAAACTGAAGCTGCTGTAGCCGATGGAGTGTTGAAAGAGCTACCGATCGAGTTTTTGCAGCGCGGTCGCTATCAGCCGCGCCGGGATTTTCCACAGGAATCCCTGCAGGAGCTGGCGGACTCCATTCGTGCCCAGGGCATTATGCAGCCGATTGTCGTACGCGGCATTGGTGAGCAGAGTTACGAGATTATCGCCGGTGAACGGCGCTGGCGCGCTGCCCAGTTGGCCGGGTTGGAAAAGGTGCCGGCAATAGTGCGCAGTGTCTCCGATGAAGCCGCTATCGCCATGGCGCTGATCGAGAATATTCAGCGCGAAGACCTGAACCCGGTGGAGGAAGCCGTAGCCCTCAAGCGCCTACAGGATGAATTCAAGCTGACCCAGCAGGAAGTGGCCGATGCAGTGGGTAAATCCCGTACCGCTGTGACCAACCTACTGCGTTTGTTGAGCCTCAGTGAAGAAGTGCGTACTTTTCTCGAGCGCGGCGACCTGGAGCTGGGACACGCCAAGGCGCTGCTCGGTCTCTCCGGTGCCACCCAGCGTTCTGCCGCACGTCAGGTTGTCGAGCGCAGCCTCACTGTGCGACAAACAGAAGCGCTGGTGCGTCGCCTGCAACAGCCGGCCACCCCGGCAGCGGAAAAACCCAAGCCCGATCCCAATATCCGCCGTCTTACCGAGCGCCTGGCGGAAAAGGTCGGTGTGCCCGTATCTATCGATCACAACGAAAAGGGCAATGGTCGCCTGGTGCTGAAATTCACCAACCTGGAAGAGCTGGATGGAATCCTCGCCCACCTGGGTTACGCCGAGGATTGA